Proteins encoded together in one Planctopirus ephydatiae window:
- a CDS encoding sigma-54 interaction domain-containing protein yields MSSNLMSNGTKGGFSVMDTMIGTSQSMLDVHRLVRQVASTSATVLLLGETGTGKELVAKAVHEMSPRASGPFIRVNCGALSESLLESELFGHVKGAFTSAFENRTGRFEAAHGGTIFLDEINSMSYTLQVKLLRVLQEQEFERVGDTKTIRVDCRIVAATNRDLLDEIDAGRFREDLYYRLNVVPIYLPPLRDRPDDLADLIAHFAKRYAIANSRPVPKVSEDVIAVLRSYAWPGNVRELQNYVERAIVLSSGETLTLDLFPPHVRGMAPIRLNRSRSNNLETLCSELVTLGLLDAGEDCTNAYDRVVTLVEKELILQVLRTCQGVQTKAATKLGINRNTLHKKITDYHLESEAR; encoded by the coding sequence ATGAGTTCCAACTTAATGTCGAATGGCACAAAAGGCGGTTTTTCCGTCATGGACACCATGATTGGCACCAGCCAATCGATGCTGGATGTTCATCGGCTTGTCCGTCAAGTGGCATCCACATCCGCGACTGTCCTGCTCCTTGGTGAAACCGGGACAGGAAAAGAGCTTGTTGCTAAAGCCGTTCACGAAATGAGCCCGCGGGCCTCAGGTCCATTTATCCGGGTCAATTGTGGTGCATTGAGCGAAAGCCTGCTTGAGAGCGAACTCTTTGGTCACGTGAAGGGTGCCTTCACGAGTGCCTTCGAGAATCGCACCGGGCGTTTTGAAGCCGCCCATGGGGGCACAATTTTTCTGGATGAAATCAACTCGATGAGTTACACGCTGCAGGTCAAACTGCTGCGTGTACTGCAGGAACAGGAATTCGAACGCGTTGGCGATACAAAAACCATTCGGGTGGATTGCCGGATCGTCGCCGCCACAAACCGTGACCTGCTCGATGAAATCGATGCCGGCCGCTTCCGCGAAGACCTCTATTATCGTCTGAATGTCGTCCCGATCTATCTGCCCCCATTGCGCGATCGACCAGACGATCTGGCAGACCTCATTGCTCACTTTGCGAAGCGATATGCGATTGCCAATAGTCGCCCCGTGCCTAAAGTTTCTGAAGACGTGATCGCCGTCCTGAGATCCTACGCGTGGCCGGGAAATGTGCGAGAACTCCAGAACTATGTCGAGCGTGCGATTGTCTTGTCGTCAGGCGAGACGTTAACGCTCGATCTTTTCCCTCCGCATGTTCGCGGCATGGCCCCCATCCGCCTGAATCGATCCCGCTCCAACAATCTCGAAACTCTTTGTAGCGAACTGGTCACGCTGGGCCTGCTCGATGCGGGTGAAGATTGCACCAACGCCTATGACCGCGTAGTGACTCTCGTCGAGAAAGAACTGATTCTGCAGGTTCTGCGAACTTGCCAGGGAGTCCAAACCAAAGCTGCGACCAAGCTGGGGATCAACCGGAACACACTGCATAAAAAAATCACCGATTATCACCTCGAATCCGAGGCTCGATAA